The genomic interval ACCACCACCCCGTCACGAAGCACCAACATGTTCGTCGGGACAGCCGGTATCCGCGGTCCCGGGAGAATCACACCGGCCAGATTCAGCGGGTCGCAGGCGGACAGCTTGACCTCCTGAGCCAGACCGAAGCCGGTCTGGCGTAACGCCCGCATCGACTGGACCGCCTCCGGCAATGCAAATTGCTCCCCGACAAATCCCGAGACGAAACGTCCCCCTCGGATCTCGCCTTGCAGCTCCATGCGCCGATATTGCACCAGCAAATCGCGCCAGGACTGGACCAACGATTCACGGGCCAGCAAATCGCGAAACACCACGCCATAACGACGAAGGAGTTGGCGCGCAACGGGCTCAACCGAGCGTGAAACGTCAGACGTAAGGCGTGAGGCGACTAACCGCGAGGGCTCAGGACTGATAGCTGATGGCTGATGGCTGAAAGCGCTTCGGAGCAGCGACCACCGCCCGGCTGAATGACGGGGCCGGCGAGACCGCCCTCGTCCTTCTGCTCGACGGCGACGCGGATCCATGAGCGCGCGAAGATTATCGAAGCCATCGGCCGTGACCAGGCCTGTGGCCACGAGTTCCCAGAGCCCTTCTTCCACTTCACTCGGAAGATGGTTGGTCATTCGCACGAGATCGGCAAAGAAGCTTGCCCCTCGCTCAGACAAAGTCCGACGAAGATCTTGCGCCACGGCACTCAACTGGACAAAGGGGTCAGGCCCGGCCGATGCGGCGTCAGCGTGGAAGACATCCATTAACCACTCGCTCTCCTCACGTGGAAAGAGACCGATCGGCGCCACACTCGTCGGGACGATCCGACGTCGGTCAAGATCGCTGCCCTGTGCCAACCGCGGATGAGGAGACAACCGGCCCCAACTGACGGCCCCGCTCAGACAGAGCCGGTCCAGATACTCCGGCTCATATTTCGCCAACCGCGCCCGTAACAGCTGTGGCTCCCAGGCCGAGGCGGCCGCTTCGAAACCGGCCAACTGGGCGATCACGTCAGCCAGCCCCGCCTCTCCATGCAAACGTGCCCCAGGCGCCACATGTTGCCACCGCAAGAGAAAGGACATGAACTCAGCCGCCGTGACCGGCTCGATTTCCTTTCTCAGCCTGCCAATGGTCAATCGATGGATGCGGGCCAGCAACCGGCGATGGCACCACTCGGGCGCGCCCGACAATGCTGAGTCCTGAGTGCTGATTGCTGAGCGCGGCCGGAACTGGCCGCGGAGGACTTGACCGGACGCTTCGAGGCGAAGCAGAGAATGAGAGACCGTTTCAACCGGAAGGTGCAATCGCGCTCCAAGTTCACTATCCATCGTCGGCCCAATGCTTTCCATCCAGCCGAGCACGATAGCGTCGAGCGTCGTCTCATCGCCTCCCACCAATGCCGTTTCGACCTGGGACTGATGTTCTTTCGCCACCCAGCCTCTTGCCTCTCGCCCCTCGTCCCGAGCCACCAACTCAATTGCCCGCCCTTCCTCTATCAATCGTGGCAGGTGCATCGCCCAGTCCTTGAGTTCCTCGACCGGCAACCAAACCAACGTGAGCAAGGCATCGTGCAATTCATCCGGATCGCGCACGACGGGCCAGGATTCGCGCTGCACTTCCTCAATGGCTGCAGGGTCTAACGCCCCGACCTCGTCGGCCAACTGAGCCGGCAACGTGCGCCGCATCTCCACCGCCCGCGCACGCCGCTCTTCCAACGGTGCATCGTCGAGAAACGCATAGGGGTTGGCATTCAAGATCTCGTGCGAGAACGGCGAGGGGATCGGCGTATCGACCGCCACACAACGAATGGCCCCTGCTTCAATCTGCTTGAGGATTGCCGTCAACCCGTCGAGATCCATCGCCTCCGTGAAACAATCCCGCAGGGTCTCGTTCACGAGCGGATGATCAGGAATCTGGCGGGTTCGCTCCCCGACAATATTGTCCTGACAGGCGATGGCATCGGGGAAGACGGCGCCGAGCAGATCCTCCGCCTTCATCCGTTGAATCTGCGGGGGAACTTTTTTGCCATGGGAAAAACGCAGCAACAGCAACGCACGGCTCACATTCCAGCGCCAGCGAGTCATAAACATCGGGGCCTGAAGCACGGCGGGCAGCAAGACCTCGCGAAGCGTCTGGCTATGCAGGAAGCCGAACACCGAATCGAGCGGGAAACTGTGCTTCTCGCCGAGTGAGATCACAATCCCATTGTCGGTCGCCGCCGCTTGCAGTTCGAAATCGAACGTCACGCAAAATCGCTTCCGCAAGGCGAGGCCCCAAGCCCGGTTGATCCGCCCTCCGAATGGCGTGTGCAAGACGAGCTGCATCCCGCCGCTTTCATCGAAGAACCGTTCCGCCACGATCGTCTGTTGGGTCGGCACCGTTCCGAGCACCGCGATTCCAGCGGCGATGTAGGCGACAGCTTGCTCCGCACCACGTTGGTCAAGCGCACATTCACTCTTTATCCAGCTGATGGCTGATCGCTGATGGCTGATAGCCGGATCGGAAGAAGACAATCGCTCTGCAATCGCCTGGCGAAGAGATGCCACTTCGGCAGAAAGCTCTGCCGTGCGCGACGGCGCTTCGCCTCGCCAGAAGGGAATGTTGGGCGGGGCTCCGTGAGCATCCTCCACACGCACCTTGCCCCTCTCGATGCCCTTGATGCGCCAGGACGTGTTGCCCAGCAACATGATATCGCCGGCCAGACTCTCCACAGCGAAGTCTTCATCGACCGATCCCACGACCGTACCGTCAGGTTCCGCAACCACGGCATAGTTCGCCGTGTCAGGGATGGCCCCGCCGGAGGTGATCGCCGCAAGCCTTGCCCCTCGTCGGCCCTTAATGCGACGATTGATCCGATCGTGGAATAGATAGGCCAGCCCCCGCCCGCGATTGGTCGCAATCCCGTCCGCCAACATCCGCAACACCTGGTCGAACTCCGAACGGTCCAAGGCTCGATAGGGATCGGCCCGCCGGCAGAGATTGAACAGATCGTCCTCTTCCCATGTCTGTGTCGCTGCGGCTGCCACTATCTGCTGCGCCAAAATATCGAGCGGAGCCGGCGGTACGGCAATGCGATCCAGGACTCCTGTCCGAATCGCTCGCATCAGCGCCGCACATTCGAGCAAGTCGTCCCTCGTCATTGCAAACAGACGGCCCTTGGGAATGGCCTTGATCCAGTGACCGGCCCGGCCGACCCGCTGCAGACAGGTGGCAATCGCACGGGGCGAACCGATCTGACAGACAAGATCCACGGCCCCGATATCGATGCCGAGTTCCAGGGAAGCCGTGGCGACGACAACGCGCGTCTTGCCGCTCTTCAGCCGCTCTTCAGCCGACAAGCGAATCTGGCGCGAAAGGCTGCCATGGTGCGCCGCCACGGCATCGGCGCCTAAATCTCGCAGCCGTTCCTCCAGGAAATGCGAGACTCGTTCAGCCAGGCGTCTCGTATTGACGAAAACCAGGGTCGAGCGGTGCTGCCGGACCAGTTCGGCGACGCGATCATAGATATCGGCCCAGATCGCATTCGTGGCCACAGCGCTCAATTCGTCCTTCGGCACCTCCACAGCCAGATCCATCTCGCGCTTATGCCCCACGTCGATGATGGTGCAGGGAGCCGTGCGGGACGAAGGGGTACAGGCTGAAGGTTCACGATTGCCGACCAGGAACTGCGCCACGGCTTCAATCGGCCGTTGTGTGGCAGAGAGCCCGATCCGTTGAGGCTTCGTGAGCGTCAGCGCTTCTAATCGCTCCAGCGACAAAGCCAAGTGGGCGCCTCGTTTATTCGGCGCCACAGCGTGGATTTCATCGACGATGACGGTCCGGACCGTCTGCAAAAGTCGGCGGCTCTTCTCCGCCGTCAATAAAATATAGAGCGACTCCGGGGTCGTGACGAGAATATGGGGCGGCCGCTTGAGCATCTGCTGGCGATCAGCCATCGGCGTATCGCCGGTGCGGACCAACACACGAAGTTCCGGCATCAAGAGCCCCGCAGACAAGGCTGCGTTTCCTATTTCAGCAAGCGGCTGTTGAAGATTTTTCTGAATGTCGTTGCTGAGCGCTTTCAGCGGCGAGACATAGAGCACCTGCGTATAGTCGTCGAGTTCACGCGCCAGGGCCTGTTTGAAGAGGTGATCGATGCAGGAGAGAAAGGCGGCAAATGTTTTACCGGAGCCGGTCGGCGCGGCGATCAACACATCGCCACCGGACTGAATGGCAGGCCAAGCCTGAACCTGAACATCGGTGGGAACACCGACGCTCGAACGAAACCAGTCAGCAATGAGAGGGTGGAATCGGGAGAGCGGCATGGTACGAAG from Nitrospirota bacterium carries:
- a CDS encoding DEAD/DEAH box helicase; translated protein: MPLSRFHPLIADWFRSSVGVPTDVQVQAWPAIQSGGDVLIAAPTGSGKTFAAFLSCIDHLFKQALARELDDYTQVLYVSPLKALSNDIQKNLQQPLAEIGNAALSAGLLMPELRVLVRTGDTPMADRQQMLKRPPHILVTTPESLYILLTAEKSRRLLQTVRTVIVDEIHAVAPNKRGAHLALSLERLEALTLTKPQRIGLSATQRPIEAVAQFLVGNREPSACTPSSRTAPCTIIDVGHKREMDLAVEVPKDELSAVATNAIWADIYDRVAELVRQHRSTLVFVNTRRLAERVSHFLEERLRDLGADAVAAHHGSLSRQIRLSAEERLKSGKTRVVVATASLELGIDIGAVDLVCQIGSPRAIATCLQRVGRAGHWIKAIPKGRLFAMTRDDLLECAALMRAIRTGVLDRIAVPPAPLDILAQQIVAAAATQTWEEDDLFNLCRRADPYRALDRSEFDQVLRMLADGIATNRGRGLAYLFHDRINRRIKGRRGARLAAITSGGAIPDTANYAVVAEPDGTVVGSVDEDFAVESLAGDIMLLGNTSWRIKGIERGKVRVEDAHGAPPNIPFWRGEAPSRTAELSAEVASLRQAIAERLSSSDPAISHQRSAISWIKSECALDQRGAEQAVAYIAAGIAVLGTVPTQQTIVAERFFDESGGMQLVLHTPFGGRINRAWGLALRKRFCVTFDFELQAAATDNGIVISLGEKHSFPLDSVFGFLHSQTLREVLLPAVLQAPMFMTRWRWNVSRALLLLRFSHGKKVPPQIQRMKAEDLLGAVFPDAIACQDNIVGERTRQIPDHPLVNETLRDCFTEAMDLDGLTAILKQIEAGAIRCVAVDTPIPSPFSHEILNANPYAFLDDAPLEERRARAVEMRRTLPAQLADEVGALDPAAIEEVQRESWPVVRDPDELHDALLTLVWLPVEELKDWAMHLPRLIEEGRAIELVARDEGREARGWVAKEHQSQVETALVGGDETTLDAIVLGWMESIGPTMDSELGARLHLPVETVSHSLLRLEASGQVLRGQFRPRSAISTQDSALSGAPEWCHRRLLARIHRLTIGRLRKEIEPVTAAEFMSFLLRWQHVAPGARLHGEAGLADVIAQLAGFEAAASAWEPQLLRARLAKYEPEYLDRLCLSGAVSWGRLSPHPRLAQGSDLDRRRIVPTSVAPIGLFPREESEWLMDVFHADAASAGPDPFVQLSAVAQDLRRTLSERGASFFADLVRMTNHLPSEVEEGLWELVATGLVTADGFDNLRALMDPRRRRAEGRGRSRRPRHSAGRWSLLRSAFSHQPSAISPEPSRLVASRLTSDVSRSVEPVARQLLRRYGVVFRDLLARESLVQSWRDLLVQYRRMELQGEIRGGRFVSGFVGEQFALPEAVQSMRALRQTGFGLAQEVKLSACDPLNLAGVILPGPRIPAVPTNMLVLRDGVVVRTVLGRGAADRPNEQLEGSRPNHQLRLE